A single window of Plasmodium reichenowi strain SY57 chromosome 14, whole genome shotgun sequence DNA harbors:
- a CDS encoding hypothetical protein (conserved Plasmodium protein, unknown function), whose product MSETNKQNDNKKNKITRESLLDDQFSENSSSKFVLNKEEKKDEEINPNISQHKVNKKKPLIDRSLIGKFSVEKYKSFLSKIEKSNEDIKNKDAESVRIDKHILDSECDNNNNNNESCVYMDVSVGIYDVCNENISDDKLRDMNITIADVKNQDEDEQDGKDLIEEI is encoded by the exons atgaGTGAAACTAACaaacaaaatgataataaaaagaataaaattaCAAGAGAAAGTTTATTAGATGATCAATTTTCAGAAAATTCTTCAAGTAAATTCGTTTTAAATaaggaagaaaaaaaggaCGAAGAAATAAACCCAAATATATCACAACATAAagttaataaaaaaaaaccacTTATTGATAGAAGTTTAATAGGTAAATTTTCCGTcgaaaaatataaatcatttttatcgaaaattgaaaaatccaatgaagatataaaaaataaggatGCAGAAAGTGTTAGAATTGATAAACATATCCTTGACTCAGAatgtgataataataataataataatgaatcttgtgtatatatgg ATGTTTCCGTTGGCATATATGATGTAtgtaatgaaaatataagtGATGATAAATTGAGAGATATGAATATAACAATAGCTGACGTGAAAAATCAA GATGAAGATGAGCAAGATGGAAAAGATTTAATCGAAGAAATTT
- a CDS encoding calmodulin, putative: MRIVDKQIKESFLLADRNFDGHISSNELLYALRFLGVESDYSLMENKSGATYSMNDYVKIAKKHLGAHTPKERITNSLKKMDKNNNGTISVDALVHLVMTMSDILTENDYRKFKKFVDPESRNIIPLHVFVEKILS, translated from the coding sequence atgcGCATAGTAGATAAGCAAATAAAAGAATCCTTCCTTTTAGCAGACAGAAATTTTGATGGGCATATTTCATCGaatgaattattatacGCTTTAAGATTCCTTGGAGTAGAATCTGATTATTCTCTAatggaaaataaaagtGGGGCAACTTATTCAATGAATGATTATGTTAAAATAGCTAAGAAACATTTAGGCGCACACACACCAAAAGAAAGAATTACAAATtccttaaaaaaaatggataaaaataacaatgGAACTATATCAGTTGACGCATTAGTTCATTTAGTTATGACAATGAGTGATATTTTAACAGAAAATGATTAcagaaaatttaaaaaatttgttGATCCTGAAAGCAGAAATATCATACCGTTACATGTATTTGTAGAAAAAATACTTTCGTAA
- a CDS encoding DEAD/DEAH box ATP-dependent RNA helicase, putative, whose translation MINNKGKVGKGKRIFNKNYGSISKKKKKRNDKSKKDVSNNKDERLELQKRIDETLGLIVEENKRKQYEEKINNDLEKNENVKNILKSDKTNNNTYDEDELKKNKNKKYKNNLTIIDKNVLTSAEFKTLPISKRTLRALNENNFIYMTNIQYVSLPIVLLNKHIYAQAQTGTGKTLCFCIPLIEKMYRNSIDNYNKILGGIIITPTRELVFQIFEVLNMLNKYHKLNICCAIGGKNEEKEKSIFSYANIIVCTTGRLLYHLENNYYCNLDYLSTLIIDEIDKLIDKSFYDNLKNILLYKPKENCQICLFSATICKFLNVILNTFHIKDYEYVSINDNDKYIESNNVKQIYIECDIYEKINYLYTFLFSKKNKKVIVFFSTCKQVRFMYEVFKKIKVGVMKFLQLHGKLKQTSRLNTYHFFSKKKNFVCLFTTDIACRGLDFSCIDWVIHFDFPDNIETFIHRSGRTGRFTNMGNSLIFLTKQIDNKKLFLNVLKDNNIFIKEKFLKKQKLFDIKNKIHSLNAAFVDIKHLAKKALIIYLRHLYIVMKFKDIKKKIQLNELAYSYGLIEFSQDMINELNINDEKEVQVKKKKSRLEKFLEILKNKKALKNKQNQEKKEDEKYNNTQDEKEYDYEYDNDNEQGHQIYDETHDNYKCEEKKKKSVKDISHIDQNQSNEKPFMHSDIQSDQDDLFIQKRVEIKDDTPIMLPTKKRKKRVKVAKTLSNSILYDDSGNEIKDDNVKFKILVNELNQNEDHDMEQDTHDDDDDNNNNNDRYDQKTYIESLKEKIQRDNEKMKISKLRKKKDFIADRKKHEEVSSSTDNTNFSDIQDKSDLEYNESSEGDNENYNESDDFVKNKRKISEKCDPTDDISDLENKVMMFL comes from the exons atgataaataataaaggaAAAGTTGGTAAAGGTAAAAGGATTTtcaataaaaattatggaagtatatcaaaaaaaaagaagaagagaaatgataaatcaaaaaaggatgttagtaataataaagatgaaAGATTGGAGTTACAAAAAAGAATTGATGAGACTTTAGGTTTGATAgtagaagaaaataaaagaaaacaGTATGAAGAGAAGattaataatgatttagaaaaaaatgagaatgttaagaatattttaaaaagtgataagacaaataataatacatatgatgaagatgaattaaaaaaaaataagaataaaaaatataaaaataatttaactattattgataaaaatgtattgACATCTGCTGAATTTAAAACATTACCAATTAGTAAAAGAACATTAAGAGcattaaatgaaaataattttatatatatgactAATATACAATATGTATCTTTACCTATAGTTTTGttaaataaacatatatatgctCAAGCTCAAACCGGAACAGGTAAAACTTTATGTTTTTGTATTCCTTTAATTGAAAAAATGTATCGTAATAGTattgataattataataaaatattagGAGGGATAATTATAACCCCTACTAGAGAATTAGTATTTCAAATATTTGAAgttttaaatatgttaaataaatatcataaattaaatatatgttgtGCAATCGGAggaaaaaatgaagaaaaagaaaaatctATCTTTAGCTATGcaaatattattgtttGTACTACAGGaagattattatatcatttggaaaataattattattgtaaCTTGGATTATTTAAGTACATTAATTATTGATGAAATTGATAAATTAATAGATAAAAgtttttatgataatttaaaaaatatattattatataaaccCAAAGAAAATTGTCAGATATGTTTATTTTCAGCTACAATATGcaaatttttaaatgttatattaaatacatttcatataaaagattatgaatatgtaagtataaatgataatgataaatatatagaaagtaataatgtaaaacaaatatatattgaatgtgatatatatgaaaaaattaattatttgtatacatttctattttctaagaaaaataaaaaagttattgtatttttttctacatGTAAACAAGTAAGATTTATGTATGAAgtctttaaaaaaatcaaaGTAGGAGTTATGAAATTTTTACAACTTCATGGGAAATTAAAACAAACATCTAGATTAAATACATATCACTTCTTttcaaaaaagaaaaattttgTTTGTTTATTTACAACAGATATTGCTTGTAGAGGATTAGATTTTTCATGTATTGATTGGGTAATTCATTTTGATTTTCCAGATAATATTGAAACATTTATTCATCGTTCAGGTCGAACAGGTAGATTTACTAATATGGGTAATAgtcttatatttttaacaaaacaaattgataataaaaaattatttttaaatgttcTTAAAGataacaatatttttattaaagaaaagtttttaaaaaaacagaaattgtttgatataaaaaataaaatacattcCTTAAATGCTGCTTTTGTTGATATTAAGCATTTAGCAAAAAAAGCattaatcatatatttgagacatttatatattgttatgaaatttaaagatatcaaaaaaaaaattcaattAAACGAGTTAGCATATTCTTATGGTCTTATTGAATTTTCTCAGGACATGATAAACGAGCTTAAcataaatgatgaaaagGAGGTACAAgtgaagaaaaaaaaatcaagaTTAGAAAAATTCCTAGAAatcttaaaaaataaaaaagcactaaaaaataaacaaaaccaagaaaaaaaagaagacgaaaaatataataatacacaagacgaaaaagaatatgattatgaatatgataatgataatgaacAAGGACATCAGATATATGATGAAACAcatgataattataagtgtgaggaaaaaaaaaaaaaaagtgtaAAGGATATAAGTCATATAGATCAAAATCAATCAAACGAAAAACCGTTTATGCATTCGGACATTCAAAGTGATCAAGATGATTTGTTTATTCAAAAAAGAGTTGAAATAAAGGATGACACACCAATTATGTTACCAAccaaaaaaagaaagaaaagaGTAAAAGTCGCTAAAACGTTAAGTAATAGCatattatatgatgatagtggtaatgaaataaaagatGATAATGTGAAATTTAAAATCTTGGTAAATGAATTGAATCAAAATGAAGATCATGATATGGAACAAGATACAcatgatgatgatgatgataataataataacaatgaTAGGTATGATCAGAAAACATATATTGAATCTttgaaagaaaaaattcaaagagataatgaaaaaatgaaaattagTAAGttaaggaaaaaaaaagactTTATTGCAGATAGGAAGAAACATGAAGAAGTTTCATCATCTACAGACAATACGAATTTTAGCGATATTCAAGATAAAAGTGACCTTGAGTATAACGAAAGTAGTGAAGGagataatgaaaattataatgaaagTGATGATTTTGTTAAAAATAAGAGGAAAATAAGTGAAAAATGTGATCCAACAG atgATATATCAGATTTGGAAAACAAAGTAATGATGTTTTTATGA
- a CDS encoding hypothetical protein (conserved Plasmodium protein, unknown function), which produces MTLNNLKKVNTRNTHLTTLDNNNENTICDIKNINSIQKKKNNNKINTETNSSFTTCRRSVRLLLLNKEKNTNLTNNIVHSSSSDKIKNNNKNKKTNNNIKNNNNVVFNIKGHHITKSSENEQSNKTILKGSNEKLSIIRNNGHITNFVKKKNDQDYSTKLLNNKTTIQKTSIKNDHKNDSKNEHKIDRKTCSKSIDKKKANDEKEKKDIEEIIVDNNRNNKNVKKKKDIDEIYLNNEDIKKIDDEYLFLQRKFKKQKTDNAVLSKKKKSKMFNKMVKEYIKQNMENNIYVADNKFNLYSYGTGNALYTLERINYNNDKTNEDHTRKLNVISEIIDVKKQKFIIGSSYRKCDLVIKGNIENEHCELICRCIEKNINRTNDKNRQINKYNLFIINKSSNNSSVFLNDIPVDIDQVKDDDYIYLGMDEKDNKNTAKYIYKIKYNKLANIFNLNNMNNLNPNKENSLKHLSKITEKVGTTSKILSNNFVLSNQIPTIKNTQIQQQQQLLQKLQQVKEEEEEEKEEEEERKKKKKEELELELELEIGEKDEEKKEKFKEKEEPDISIVLFLIIPKKKEHINEPIYYINNFNTLTNTLNSTPKKFLDNTKTPGKNISSVNKTIKEDSPNTRFNESIKKINRICQSRISPLGIKDSIKKDEKNKGVLKSSSNSKELPVTLLNACVELCKEINRSITKENIKMNSSFPKSTPILNHSNLTPSNGLSYFNKNEENVNEQIDKQHKKNEKMQLGNIYNTFNTNFHSSNTPRVDNKKSEYLQMESHNNMNVHVDEEIQYTSKKSNNLCEDAEEKINKDQSILEVPKNLEYKQKEEQNNIKNQTDCTKQNETLLNKDIEEIEKIKANEDTENNNNNNNNNNNNCKNNLDEVIIINRNNELKGDTINIHEKYTTEMYHFNRKSNYEELYLKEKNCINNEFQDNLLVTPKKNDMFLNINNNMEYYDCKEEKVFNIVHHNNNHDIVKTSDTNDNLRKQAEKNLYSLLYSKNYDDLLSNHDYVICLKNYEGIEQYVKVIGQIKVKRNAFFTDIKHEIDLKMLDNIIEIKTLDKINYFNTNNISNPKYSIHLNAFTDKIDENKFHELSALHLDYIDHTNFSHMYTSDSFELKKMLFVKYYEN; this is translated from the coding sequence ATGACGTTAAATAATTTGAAAAAGGTTAATACAAGAAATACACATTTAACTACACTTGATAACaataatgaaaatacaatatgtgatataaaaaatataaatagtatacaaaaaaagaaaaacaacaataaaataaacacAGAAACAAACAGTAGTTTTACTACCTGCAGAAGAAGTGTGAGATTATTGTTATtgaataaagaaaaaaatacgaatttaacaaataatatagtTCATTCATCTTCTAGTgacaaaataaaaaataataataaaaataaaaaaactaataataatattaaaaataataataatgtggtctttaatattaaagGACATCATATTACAAAAAGTTCAGAAAATGAACAAAGTAATAAAACGATATTAAAAGGAAGTAATGAGAAATTGTCTATAATTCGTAATAATGGACATATCACTAATTTTgtgaagaaaaaaaatgatcaAGATTATTCTACAAAATtgttaaataataaaacgACTATCCAAAAGACAAGCATAAAAAATGACCACAAAAATGACAGCAAAAATGAGCACAAAATTGATAGAAAAACATGTTCAAAAAGTATTGATAAGAAAAAGGCAAATGatgaaaaggaaaaaaaagatattgAAGAAATCATTGtagataataatagaaataataaaaatgtaaagaaaaaaaaggacatagatgaaatatatttaaataatgaggatataaaaaaaatagatgatgaatatttgtttttacAAAGAAAGTTTAAAAAGCAAAAAACAGATAATGCTGTTTTAAGTAAGAAGAAGAAATCTAAAATGTTTAATAAAATGgttaaagaatatataaaacaaaatatggaaaacaatatatatgtagcagataataaatttaatttatatagtTATGGTACAGGAAATGCTTTATATACTTTAGAGagaataaattataataatgataaaacAAATGAAGATCATACAAGGAAATTAAATGTAATATCAGAAATTATTGATgtaaaaaaacaaaaatttattatagGTTCTTCCTATAGAAAATGTGATCTAGTAATAAAGGGGaatatagaaaatgaaCATTGTGAATTAATATGTAGGTGTATagaaaagaatattaaTCGTACTAATGATAAGAATAgacaaataaataaatataatttatttattataaataaatcatCTAATAATAGTAGTGTATTCTTGAATGATATACCTGTAGATATTGATCAAGTAAAAGatgatgattatatatatttaggtatggatgaaaaagataataaaaatacagctaaatatatatataaaataaaatataataaactagctaatatatttaatctaaataatatgaataatcTTAATCctaataaagaaaattcTTTAAAACATTTATCTAAAATTACAGAAAAAGTAGGAACAACTAGTAAAATATTATCTAATAATTTTGTATTAAGTAATCAAATACCAACAATTAAAAATACACAAATACAACAGCAACAACaattattacaaaaacTACAACAAGTAAAAGAAGAggaagaagaagaaaaagaagaagaagaagaaagaaaaaaaaaaaaaaaagaagaattaGAATTAGAATTAGAATTGGAGATAGGAGAAAAAgatgaagaaaagaaagaaaaattcaaagaaaaagaagaacCAGATATATCAATCGTGTTATTTCTAATtattccaaaaaaaaaagaacatataaatgaaccaatttattatattaataattttaatacatTGACAAATACTTTAAATAGCACACCTAAAAAATTTCTAGATAATACAAAGACACCtggaaaaaatatttcttcaGTTAATAAAACTATAAAAGAAGATTCACCAAATACTAGATTTAATGaaagtataaaaaaaattaatagaATTTGTCAAAGTAGAATTTCTCCATTAGGTATAAAAGATtcaattaaaaaagatgaaaaaaataaagggGTTCTAAAATCTTCAAGTAATTCTAAAGAACTACCAGTTACTTTATTAAATGCATGCGTTGAATTATgtaaagaaataaatagaagtataacaaaagaaaatattaaaatgaataGTTCCTTTCCTAAAAGTACACCAATTCTAAATCATTCAAATCTCACCCCCTCTAACGGATTAtcttattttaataaaaacgAAGAAAATGTCAATGAACAAATAGACAAGCAgcacaaaaaaaatgaaaaaatgcaacttggaaatatatataatacatttaataCAAATTTTCATTCTAGTAATACCCCACGTGtggataataaaaaaagtgaGTACCTTCAGATGGAAAGccataataatatgaatgtTCACGTTGATGAAGAGATACAATATACAAgtaaaaaaagtaataatttATGTGAAGATGcagaagaaaaaataaataaggaTCAGTCCATATTAGAAGTACCAAAAAATCTAGAATATAAGCAAAAGGAggaacaaaataatataaaaaatcaaaCGGATTGTACAAAACAGAATGAAACgttattaaataaagatatagaagagattgaaaaaataaaagcTAATGAGGACACagagaataataataataataataataataataataacaattgtaaaaataatttggATGAggtaattattattaatagaAACAATGAATTAAAGGGTGACactataaatatacatgaGAAATATACTACTGAAATGTATCATTTCAATAGAAAATCTAATTACgaagaattatatttaaaagaaaagaattgtataaataatgaatttcaagataatttattagtaactcctaaaaaaaatgatatgtttttaaatattaataataatatggaatattatgattgtaaagaagaaaaagtatttaatattgtccatcataataataatcatgaTATTGTAAAAACATCTGATACCAACGATAATTTAAGAAAACAAGcagaaaaaaatttatactcacttttatattctaaaaattatgacgatttattatctaatcatgattatgttatatgtcttaaaaattatgaagGTATAGAACAATATGTAAAAGTCATAGGACAGataaaagtaaaaagaAATGCATTCTTTACAGATATTAAGCATGAAATAGATTTAAAAATGcttgataatattattgaaattaaaacattagataaaattaattattttaatactaataatatttctaatCCAAAATATTCAATTCATTTAAATGCATTTACTGATAAAattgatgaaaataaatttcATGAATTATCTGCACTACATTTGGATTATATAGATCATACTAACTTTTCTCATATGTATACATCAGATTCTTTCGAACTCAAAAAAATGCTTTTTGTCAAATATTATGAGAATTAA
- a CDS encoding ATP-dependent RNA helicase, putative, producing MNEEEKKKYPFDELKLDESIIFSLYIQKYFYCANIQKKTIPPLIKKENVLLHSQTGSGKTLCFVIPILQYLIHHRNKLCPNDDKFIKRNELFNKKNVNDTVSYNKDQIERIYETLGNINIEKKNAYRDINIDIDIRNFLLYTHNMLRNTNEEDMSKKVETNQNDNKFMTYKDKIISDDQVNIIKKDEINIQKNYNQEENIRKNDLQNITFSTTCNSNYKDDKQETNKEKHEQKIEEKYNEQNIQTNNQTKKTHNNNNNNNSKKKTQKLLNIQAIIITPTRELCIQIYNLINKFLFFLRFYISHILSNNMDNNVLTKENFFINCLLFRGAVKISEDIKIIENEILKNNRYQIIISTPGKLSSLLNEYNNKYFNTNELKYFVLDEGDKLLEDSYIRYMENIIKNIQTYDYTTCICSATCLQEENVYNLFQVKKKNFIKCINTNNQDNSSTVINTYQMPDRIENYYIILRNIDKALFLFKFLNTMVNDNETVIVFFPTCLCVEFFFHLFKNIFNTKKTNKQNESKNKKNKNKKNKNKIYKGIHNENVDNINVDNINVENINVENINVESINVDNHIDYIFQLNSKYNNIFSDADMANFVKLICYMKKYIGEKKNNFNFLKIHRKMKDKKRVSTYNKIINTCVSNKSTKKKENRNINSQRKIIFCTDIISRGINMDIHWVINYDAANKNMTYIHRSGRTGRFDKTGKNLILLNKEEKEYIYFLKNKNVHVVNFKKTDMFQHMINYEKTLLKSEHIINNDALRIIEINHNNNKKKNNITINKNPFFNLYPQILYDKKLIGKHQNGDLQIQKGEHKKNKKNLLILNKKLVMFFLKYITFFVIENREIYLLSTKAFLSYIEFYKNHQLKFIFSFNKLNLTHLCYAFSLIKIPKFKEKSKIKIFQNIKIQPFQIPYKNEEKEKKRQEHLKEKQIDITTQEQKKENQIKMQKKKKRKTIVQRKHEQRELEQNEIDSLFYEENLYKKLKKKKITKDEYDRLLNMDDIEKMFSSTSKTSKCTNLTNNTHFFKSNRKKSKKRMKTYNIKIKKNKRKKKKRS from the coding sequence atgaatgaagaggaaaaaaagaaatatcCATTTGATGAACTTAAATTAGATGAATCCATAATATTTTCACTATATATTcagaaatatttttattgtgctaatattcaaaaaaaaaccaTACCTcctttaataaaaaaagaaaatgttttattacATTCACAAACAGGGAGTGGTAAAACATTATGTTTTGTCATACCTATATTACAATATTTAATACATCATAGAAACAAATTATGTCCAAATGATGATAAgtttataaaaaggaaTGAGTTATTCAACAAGAAAAATGTTAATGATACAgtttcatataataaagatcAAATTGAACGTATTTATGAAACTCTtggaaatataaatatagaaaaaaaaaatgcaTATCGAGACataaatatagatatagatatacgtaactttcttttatatacCCATAATATGTTAAGGAATACTAACGAAGAGGATATGTCCAAAAAAGTTGAAACCAAccaaaatgataataagTTCATGACATATAAAgacaaaataataagtGATGATCAAGtcaatataattaaaaaagatgaaataaatatacaaaaaaattataatcaggaagaaaatattagaAAGAATGATTTGCAAAATATTACTTTTTCTACAACATGTAATAGTAATTATAAAGATGACAAGCAGGAAacaaataaagaaaaacatgaacaaaaaattgaagaaaaatataacgaacaaaatatacaaacaaataatcaaacaaaaaaaacacataataataataataataataatagtaaaaaaaaaacacaaaaATTACTAAATATACAAGCCATTATAATAACACCAACAAGAGAATTATGCATACAAATTTATAacttaataaataaatttttattcttcctcagattttatatttctcatattttaagtaataatatggataaCAATGTATTAACAAAAGAaaacttttttattaattgtCTCCTTTTTAGAGGGGCAGTTAAAATTAGTGaggatataaaaattatagaaaatgaaatattaaaaaataacagATATCAAATCATAATATCTACCCCAGGGAAATTATCAtctttattaaatgaatacaataataaatattttaatacaaacgaattaaaatattttgtattgGATGAAGGAGATAAATTATTAGAAGATAGTTATATTAGatatatggaaaatattataaaaaatatacaaacaTATGATTATACGACATGTATTTGTAGTGCAACATGTTTACAAGAagaaaatgtatataatttatttcaagtaaaaaaaaaaaattttataaaatgtattaatacaaataatcAAGATAATTCATCAACTGTAATAAATACTTATCAAATGCCTGATCGTATAGAAAactattatattatattaagaaatatagataaagcattgttcttatttaaatttttaaataccATGGTTAATGATAATGAGACGGTTATTGTATTCTTCCCAACGTGCTTATGCGTTGAATTCTTTTTTCACTTATTCAAAAATATCTTTAATACAAAAAAGACcaataaacaaaatgaaagtaaaaataaaaaaaataaaaataaaaaaaataaaaataaaatatataaaggtATTCATAATGAGAATGTGGATAACATAAATGTGGATAACATAAATGTGGAAAACATAAATGTGGAAAACATAAATGTGGAAAGCATAAATGTGGATAATCATattgattatatattccaACTGAACTccaaatataataacatatttagTGACGCAGATATGGCTAATTTTGTAAAACTCATTTgttatatgaaaaaatacattggggaaaagaaaaataattttaactttttaaaaatacatagaaaaatgaaagataaaaaaagagtgtccacatataataaaattattaataccTGTGTATCAAATAAAAGTAcgaaaaagaaagaaaaccgaaatataaatagtcaaaggaaaattattttctgtACAGATATTATAAGCAGGGGTATTAATATGGATATACATTGGGTAATAAACTACGATGCAgcaaataaaaatatgacaTATATTCATCGAAGTGGTAGAACGGGAAGATTTGATAAAACTGGTAAAAATCTTATCcttttaaataaagaagaaaaagaatatatatactttttaaaaaataagaatgTTCATGTTGtcaattttaaaaaaacagACATGTTTCAACATATGATTAATTATGAAAAGacattattaaaaagtgaacatatcataaataatgatgCTTTACGAATTATCGAAattaatcataataataacaaaaaaaaaaataatattacaataaATAAGAACCCTTTTTTTAATCTATATCCtcaaattttatatgataaaaaacTTATAGGAAAACATCAAAATGGAGATTTACAAATACAAAAAGGAGaacacaaaaaaaacaaaaagaacttattaattttaaacaaaaaattggtcatgttctttttaaaatatataaccTTTTTTGTCATAGAGAATagagaaatatatttactttCAACCAAAGCCTTTTTATCCTACATAGAATTCTATAAAAATCATcaattaaaatttattttttcattcaataaattaaatttaacACACTTATGTTATGCATTCAGCTTGATTAAAATTCCCAAGTTTAAAGAGAAATcgaaaataaaaatttttcaaaatataaagattCAGCCATTTCAAATACCTTacaaaaatgaagaaaaggaaaaaaaaagacaaGAACATTtgaaagaaaaacaaattgATATAACAACAcaagaacaaaaaaaagagaatcaaataaaaatgcagaaaaagaaaaaaagaaaaactATTGTACAGAGAAAACATGAACAAAGAGAACTAGAACAAAATGAAATCgattctttattttatgaagaaaatttatacaaaaagttaaaaaaaaaaaaaattacaaaagATGAATATGATAGACTTTTAAATATGGACGATATTGAGAAAATGTTTTCGTCGACATCCAAAACATCAAAATGTACAAATCTTACCAATAAtacacatttttttaaatccAACCGAAAGaaaagtaaaaaaagaatgaagacctataatataaagataaagaaaaacaaaagaaagaaaaaaaaaaggtcATAG